In Brevibacillus brevis NBRC 100599, a single genomic region encodes these proteins:
- a CDS encoding C40 family peptidase: MIKRNWKGTTTTVVAILMGTSLLMSGQAYAASETSLISTAAHTPDKQQKKHKYDQNMEQIDNEQYGQMVQDGTNNDLTATEESTTDGSQNKQIVSKTAPSSDIADQVISEGMKYKGVPYKFGSSKKTTRTFDCSSFTQRVFKEVGVSLPRDSRQQSKVGQKVSKDQLQKGDLVFFHSYGSSSSRITHVAIYAGDNKLLHTYGKPGVTTTNFKGTSWEKRFEVGRRVI, from the coding sequence ATGATAAAGCGAAACTGGAAAGGCACCACTACTACGGTCGTAGCTATTCTAATGGGAACTTCTCTTCTCATGAGCGGACAAGCCTACGCGGCTTCTGAGACAAGTCTTATCTCCACAGCTGCACATACTCCGGATAAACAGCAGAAAAAACATAAGTATGACCAGAATATGGAACAAATTGATAATGAGCAATATGGTCAGATGGTACAAGACGGTACAAATAACGACCTGACTGCCACTGAGGAAAGCACCACTGATGGTAGCCAGAATAAACAGATAGTTAGTAAAACGGCTCCCTCTTCCGACATTGCTGATCAGGTCATTTCAGAAGGAATGAAGTATAAAGGCGTCCCTTATAAATTTGGATCCAGTAAAAAAACAACGCGTACATTTGATTGCTCTTCCTTTACACAGCGAGTGTTTAAAGAGGTCGGAGTAAGTCTGCCACGAGACTCACGTCAACAGTCTAAAGTCGGTCAAAAAGTCTCGAAGGATCAACTGCAAAAAGGAGATCTTGTTTTCTTCCACAGCTACGGCAGCTCTTCTTCTCGCATTACCCATGTTGCCATCTACGCTGGGGACAATAAGCTGCTGCATACGTACGGTAAACCTGGAGTTACAACAACCAATTTCAAGGGGACTTCCTGGGAAAAACGTTTTGAGGTCGGAAGACGTGTAATTTGA
- a CDS encoding response regulator transcription factor, with protein MPTPDGKGYLLLVEDEHNLARYLQLELENEGFSTDIEYDGLSGLEKALTIEYDLILLDVMLPELSGIELCRRIRETKDVPIIMITARGEVPDIVTGLDSGANDYLAKPFAIEELFARIRVLLRQRESKANQEIVVGRLRIQPNARRVFLDEEEIMLTPREFDLLYYMVQNKEQAVSREQILTAVWGFDFMGNTNIVDVYIRYLRNKIESDPSVKLIHTVRGIGYTLRD; from the coding sequence ATGCCTACGCCAGATGGAAAAGGTTATTTGCTGCTTGTTGAAGATGAACATAACTTGGCAAGATACTTACAATTGGAGTTGGAGAATGAAGGATTTTCGACGGATATTGAATACGACGGGCTTTCCGGATTAGAAAAGGCACTGACGATCGAGTACGACCTCATCCTGCTGGATGTCATGCTGCCCGAATTATCGGGGATAGAATTATGCCGGCGCATTCGGGAAACCAAAGATGTCCCCATTATCATGATCACGGCTCGCGGAGAGGTTCCGGATATCGTGACGGGATTAGACAGTGGAGCAAATGACTACTTGGCAAAGCCGTTTGCCATCGAGGAGTTGTTTGCCCGGATTCGAGTCTTATTGCGTCAGCGGGAATCAAAAGCAAACCAGGAGATAGTGGTTGGCCGATTGCGTATCCAGCCCAACGCGCGGCGAGTGTTCCTCGATGAAGAGGAAATCATGTTGACCCCACGCGAGTTTGATTTGCTTTATTATATGGTTCAAAACAAGGAGCAAGCGGTTTCGCGAGAGCAAATTCTCACAGCCGTTTGGGGTTTTGACTTTATGGGGAATACCAACATCGTGGATGTGTATATCCGGTATTTGCGGAACAAAATTGAAAGTGATCCATCCGTCAAGCTGATACATACCGTCCGAGGAATCGGCTATACACTACGAGATTAA
- a CDS encoding sensor histidine kinase, which yields MLTPRRYSLKWRLTLFFSSGMLVLLLFLSIFIFFSTSNLVHQHEQKLLNQKATAIAADLKTEITEEASLKIPYLTRLLTNYADVNQSITISDQNGKEIASIQGANWRKDPEDYYERTLVAKEPVQLPFTSELLFVQISTTTEALEWYFSILLTILFLSSFFTLLLSAIGGYWLSNWGLKPLDHLIQQIHSIFPQRLSQRIHHHHVETEIYELIHAFNLLLDRMEEAMVYQQRFVTDASHELRTPLSIIEGYVSLLQRWGQHKPEVRDEALAAVEQECKRLFKLIDDLLSLAKLQHASQVSSTKVVQPLTPLLLEVKQAWVPIFPPQIKLLFEWEEALVLFMDRERIRQLLDILLDNARKYTDEGQVRVRAYGDEEAVHIVVEDTGIGIQAKEIPHLFKRFYRVDKSRTRKRGGSGIGLAIAQAIVADHEGSISIAPSAERGVIVHVLLKKEGMVG from the coding sequence GTGCTTACACCTCGCAGATACTCACTCAAATGGAGACTGACACTGTTTTTTAGCTCTGGCATGCTGGTTTTGCTTCTCTTTTTGTCTATTTTTATTTTTTTCAGCACCTCTAATCTCGTCCATCAACATGAGCAAAAATTACTCAATCAGAAAGCGACGGCCATCGCAGCCGATTTGAAAACAGAAATCACCGAAGAAGCATCGTTGAAGATTCCCTACCTGACGCGTCTGTTAACCAATTACGCTGACGTCAATCAATCCATTACCATCAGCGATCAAAACGGCAAGGAAATCGCTTCGATACAGGGAGCCAATTGGAGAAAAGACCCGGAAGACTATTATGAAAGGACCTTGGTCGCGAAAGAGCCTGTACAGCTGCCGTTTACATCCGAGCTTTTGTTTGTGCAAATTTCTACTACGACAGAGGCGCTTGAATGGTATTTTTCTATCTTGCTCACGATTCTTTTTCTCTCGTCCTTTTTTACGTTGCTTCTTTCGGCGATTGGAGGCTACTGGTTGAGTAACTGGGGATTGAAGCCTCTCGATCATCTTATCCAGCAAATCCATTCCATTTTCCCTCAACGTCTCTCCCAGCGAATTCACCATCATCACGTAGAGACTGAAATCTACGAGCTAATCCATGCCTTTAATCTGTTGTTAGATCGTATGGAAGAAGCAATGGTCTATCAGCAGCGATTCGTCACAGATGCCTCTCACGAATTGCGAACACCGCTCTCGATTATTGAAGGGTATGTAAGTCTTCTGCAAAGATGGGGGCAGCACAAACCAGAAGTAAGGGACGAAGCACTCGCTGCTGTGGAGCAGGAGTGTAAACGACTTTTCAAACTCATCGATGACCTGTTGTCGCTAGCCAAACTGCAGCATGCCTCACAAGTAAGCTCAACGAAGGTCGTGCAGCCATTAACTCCTCTGTTACTGGAAGTAAAGCAAGCATGGGTACCCATTTTCCCTCCACAAATTAAGCTGCTGTTTGAATGGGAAGAAGCTCTTGTCCTTTTCATGGATCGAGAGCGGATTCGACAGTTATTGGACATCCTTTTGGACAATGCACGGAAATACACAGATGAAGGACAAGTGAGGGTACGAGCATATGGGGATGAAGAGGCCGTGCACATTGTGGTAGAGGATACGGGTATCGGTATTCAGGCAAAGGAGATTCCCCATCTATTTAAGCGATTTTATCGCGTAGACAAATCCCGTACGCGAAAAAGGGGAGGAAGCGGGATCGGTCTGGCCATCGCCCAAGCAATTGTCGCAGATCACGAGGGAAGCATCTCCATTGCTCCTTCCGCGGAAAGAGGCGTGATTGTTCATGTTTTGTTGAAAAAAGAGGGAATGGTTGGATGA
- a CDS encoding LysR family transcriptional regulator — protein MELKQLEYFMALCQELNFTRAAEKLGIAQPTLSQQIRLLEHEIGMPLFDRIGKRTVMTEAGKTLLHHSYQVFHELSQARAAISELQGLSRGALKIGVLLTVVNYLLPPTVIEFHQRYPKVELSVFGLRTGDIYEGLLRNELDLGVVFLPMEHDDLETIPLYTENLAIGVPVGHPLAKEPFVSLAILKETPSILLPNTYFLRQLIDERCKELGFSPQPVLEMTTMESITNMVGQGVGVTVLSKGYLDYIDDKRIRTIPIQQPNITAQIGIVYRKNKYLCAASRVFMEQLIATVKRDDVR, from the coding sequence TTGGAGCTCAAGCAATTAGAATACTTTATGGCACTGTGCCAGGAGTTAAATTTTACTCGTGCAGCTGAGAAATTGGGCATTGCGCAGCCTACACTCAGTCAGCAAATCCGTCTGCTTGAGCATGAAATCGGCATGCCTTTGTTTGATCGCATCGGCAAACGAACGGTTATGACGGAAGCAGGCAAAACATTGCTTCACCATAGCTATCAGGTGTTTCATGAGCTGTCACAGGCACGGGCAGCGATTAGCGAGCTGCAAGGCTTAAGCAGAGGCGCATTAAAGATTGGCGTACTGCTGACGGTTGTCAATTACTTGCTCCCGCCTACTGTTATCGAGTTTCACCAGCGTTATCCGAAGGTAGAATTGTCTGTTTTCGGGTTGAGAACTGGTGATATTTATGAAGGACTTTTGAGAAACGAACTCGATCTGGGGGTTGTTTTTTTACCGATGGAGCATGACGATCTGGAAACCATTCCGCTCTATACAGAAAATCTGGCTATTGGCGTACCTGTGGGTCATCCGCTCGCGAAGGAACCGTTTGTTTCCCTTGCGATTTTGAAAGAAACCCCCTCCATTTTATTGCCCAACACGTACTTTTTGCGTCAGTTGATTGACGAAAGATGTAAGGAGCTGGGCTTCTCGCCACAGCCTGTTTTGGAGATGACCACAATGGAATCGATTACGAATATGGTCGGGCAAGGTGTCGGTGTCACGGTTCTTTCGAAAGGCTACCTCGACTATATCGATGATAAACGGATTCGCACGATTCCAATCCAACAGCCAAATATTACGGCGCAAATCGGTATCGTTTACCGGAAAAACAAGTATTTATGTGCGGCAAGCCGAGTTTTTATGGAGCAGTTAATTGCCACGGTAAAACGCGATGATGTTCGCTGA
- a CDS encoding MOSC domain-containing protein translates to MNIEILSINVGKPKQVQYQNKEVSTGIYKTPTTKALYLSFLNLEGDGQADLVHHGGKEKAVCVYPYEHYPFWEAQLQRELPIGAFGENLTIRGLVETDVCIGDTFQLGEAVVQISQPRQPCYKLSVRYGVPEMLVKVQETGYTGYYFRVLKEGLVSHTDGLIRLSCHPKAITVSYANRIMHQEKDNIDGMKKLLEVEELSSNWRATFTKRLSGVEIDTRERLTGNQA, encoded by the coding sequence GTGAATATCGAAATCCTATCGATAAATGTAGGGAAACCCAAACAGGTACAGTACCAAAACAAAGAGGTCTCTACCGGCATTTACAAAACCCCGACCACAAAAGCTCTTTATTTATCCTTTTTGAACTTGGAGGGAGATGGGCAAGCAGATCTTGTCCACCATGGAGGGAAGGAAAAGGCTGTATGCGTCTATCCCTATGAGCATTACCCATTTTGGGAAGCCCAATTGCAGAGGGAGCTTCCAATCGGTGCATTCGGAGAAAATCTGACGATCCGGGGATTAGTAGAAACGGATGTTTGTATCGGTGATACCTTTCAGCTAGGGGAAGCGGTCGTGCAGATTAGTCAACCGAGACAGCCCTGTTACAAATTGTCTGTCCGTTACGGTGTACCTGAAATGTTGGTTAAGGTACAAGAGACCGGCTATACTGGTTATTATTTTCGCGTGCTAAAAGAAGGGCTTGTATCTCATACGGATGGATTAATAAGACTTTCTTGTCATCCAAAAGCGATAACGGTCTCGTATGCAAACCGAATCATGCATCAAGAAAAAGACAATATCGATGGTATGAAAAAGCTATTGGAAGTAGAGGAGCTGTCCTCAAATTGGCGTGCGACTTTTACCAAACGATTATCCGGCGTGGAAATTGATACTCGTGAAAGGCTGACAGGCAACCAAGCATAA
- a CDS encoding cupin domain-containing protein: MYNNYYHHYQWYYPVLAGWNNSHFHYGWSPDYYSWSHANGNRYWNRYQNTIELRDYGPKPFVVNIEQATKQNNTFRTALWTGKHLQVTLMSINVGDDIGLENHPNTDQFIRVEEGQGLVRMGDRQDHLDFERRVNDNDAIMVPAGTWHNVINTGNTPLKVYSIYAPPQHPFGTVHETKASAMASEQSPQ; the protein is encoded by the coding sequence ATGTACAACAACTATTACCATCACTATCAATGGTATTATCCCGTGCTTGCCGGCTGGAATAACAGCCATTTTCACTATGGATGGAGTCCTGATTATTACAGCTGGAGCCATGCGAATGGGAATCGATACTGGAATCGTTATCAGAATACCATCGAATTGAGAGATTATGGACCAAAGCCTTTTGTCGTGAATATTGAGCAAGCCACAAAGCAAAACAACACATTCCGTACGGCATTATGGACAGGGAAGCACTTGCAGGTAACACTAATGAGCATAAACGTTGGAGACGACATTGGTTTAGAAAATCATCCGAATACAGATCAATTCATCCGAGTGGAAGAAGGTCAAGGGCTTGTTCGGATGGGCGATCGCCAAGATCATTTAGATTTTGAACGAAGAGTCAATGATAACGATGCCATCATGGTCCCTGCGGGCACATGGCACAATGTTATCAATACGGGGAATACACCCCTTAAAGTATATTCCATCTATGCGCCACCTCAGCATCCATTTGGGACCGTTCATGAAACGAAAGCCAGTGCCATGGCTTCTGAGCAAAGCCCTCAATAA
- a CDS encoding alpha-glucosidase/alpha-galactosidase encodes MPKITFLGAGSTVFAKNVLGDCMHVSALEGSEFALYDIDPQRLKDSESMLNNLKESTGREVTVKAYTDRKEALRGAKYVINAVQIGGYDPCTITDFEIPKRYGLQQTIADTVGIGGIFRNLRTIPVLLDFARDMEEVCPNAWFLNYTNPMAALTGTLLRFGGIKAVGLCHSVQVCAPYLLKSLGMETDNLQYKIAGINHMAWLLEITRDGVDLYPEIKRRAAEKQKARHDDMVRFELMLRFGYYVTESSEHNAEYHPYFIKGRYPELIERFHIPLDEYPRRCVEQINKWTAMREDLVNNKQISHARTLEYASYIIEAMETNKPFTIGGNVLNTGRLISNLPEKACVEVPCLVDGNGVTPTYVGELPEQLAALNRTNINTQLLTIEAAITRKKEHIYHAALLDPHTASELSIDDIVSLCDDLIEAHGEWLPQFS; translated from the coding sequence ATGCCAAAAATCACTTTTTTAGGAGCGGGAAGTACTGTTTTTGCCAAGAATGTATTAGGAGACTGCATGCATGTTTCTGCGTTAGAAGGCTCTGAGTTTGCCCTATACGATATTGATCCCCAAAGGCTAAAAGACTCTGAGAGTATGTTGAACAATTTAAAGGAAAGTACAGGTAGAGAGGTGACGGTCAAAGCCTATACCGACCGAAAGGAAGCATTGCGCGGAGCGAAATACGTGATAAACGCCGTACAGATCGGTGGTTATGACCCTTGTACCATTACCGACTTCGAAATCCCCAAACGTTATGGTCTACAACAAACGATTGCAGACACCGTGGGTATTGGTGGTATTTTCAGAAATTTGAGAACAATACCAGTATTACTTGATTTTGCACGTGATATGGAGGAAGTTTGCCCGAATGCCTGGTTTCTCAACTATACGAATCCCATGGCTGCATTGACGGGTACATTGCTTCGTTTTGGCGGGATTAAAGCAGTGGGGCTTTGCCATAGTGTCCAAGTATGCGCACCTTATTTACTAAAGTCACTAGGAATGGAAACAGACAATCTTCAGTATAAAATTGCGGGGATCAACCATATGGCATGGTTGCTAGAGATCACGAGAGATGGGGTAGACCTGTATCCGGAGATAAAACGGCGTGCAGCGGAAAAACAGAAGGCCAGACACGATGACATGGTTCGCTTTGAGCTCATGCTTCGCTTTGGTTACTATGTGACAGAATCCTCCGAACATAATGCGGAGTACCACCCATACTTTATAAAAGGCAGATATCCAGAGCTGATCGAACGCTTTCATATTCCGTTGGACGAATATCCGAGACGCTGTGTAGAACAAATAAACAAATGGACAGCCATGCGAGAAGACTTGGTGAACAACAAGCAAATCAGTCACGCTCGCACCCTAGAATATGCATCATACATCATCGAAGCAATGGAAACGAACAAGCCATTTACGATTGGTGGTAATGTTTTGAATACTGGAAGACTCATCAGCAATCTACCGGAAAAGGCTTGTGTAGAAGTACCTTGCCTGGTAGATGGAAACGGTGTTACCCCTACGTATGTTGGGGAACTTCCTGAGCAGTTGGCCGCTCTCAATCGCACGAACATCAATACGCAGCTTTTGACAATTGAAGCAGCTATTACAAGGAAAAAGGAGCACATTTATCATGCAGCACTGCTCGATCCTCATACCGCTTCAGAATTATCCATCGATGACATTGTGTCTTTATGCGATGATTTAATTGAAGCCCACGGGGAGTGGCTCCCGCAATTTTCATAA
- a CDS encoding AraC family transcriptional regulator: MLYLISKKNNYGSYGFRFQDDSRNETANIWSIGWQRQTSANYDWDGLNRSDVGTYVFQYTISGSGRLDIGEKSYPLRAGKTFLVEVPSCHRYYFSGESDHWEFVYITLVGSQATECWEYIQANGGPVLSIPPEAKLVQLLLKIYQEVCEKRVTDLYCSSAKAYEFVMECYRFMKNIDNPSKQVPDRISEAVCFIQAHYKETISLGDIANAAGLSRYYLINLFREYLNTTPLQYITKLRIEKAMDLLTQTNLSVNDIALAIGYANANYFNKVFKKLIGTSPGQFRECKNSLPTTHILIE; encoded by the coding sequence TTGCTGTATTTGATCAGTAAGAAAAACAACTATGGAAGCTACGGCTTTCGTTTTCAGGATGATTCTCGAAATGAAACAGCCAATATTTGGTCCATTGGATGGCAAAGGCAAACTTCCGCCAATTACGATTGGGATGGCTTAAATCGAAGCGATGTCGGGACATATGTCTTCCAATACACCATCTCCGGGAGCGGACGACTGGATATCGGGGAAAAGTCATACCCATTACGGGCAGGAAAAACCTTTCTGGTGGAAGTACCTAGCTGTCATCGATATTATTTTTCCGGAGAAAGTGATCACTGGGAATTTGTTTACATCACGCTTGTTGGCAGCCAAGCTACTGAATGCTGGGAGTACATACAAGCGAACGGGGGGCCTGTCTTATCGATTCCACCAGAAGCGAAGCTCGTCCAGCTTTTGCTCAAGATTTACCAGGAAGTTTGTGAAAAACGCGTGACTGATCTTTACTGTTCTTCAGCAAAAGCATATGAGTTCGTCATGGAGTGTTATCGATTTATGAAAAATATAGATAATCCTAGCAAGCAGGTACCGGATCGGATTTCGGAAGCCGTTTGTTTTATCCAAGCTCATTACAAGGAAACCATATCGCTGGGAGACATCGCAAACGCGGCAGGATTATCTAGATACTACCTCATCAATCTATTTCGCGAATATTTGAATACGACTCCCCTTCAATACATCACCAAGCTTCGGATTGAAAAAGCAATGGATTTGCTTACCCAAACGAACCTCTCCGTCAATGACATTGCACTGGCGATCGGATACGCAAATGCCAACTATTTCAACAAAGTGTTCAAAAAGCTCATTGGGACATCCCCCGGTCAATTTCGAGAATGCAAAAACAGCTTGCCGACCACCCATATTCTGATCGAGTAA